A genomic stretch from Marinifilum sp. JC120 includes:
- a CDS encoding flavodoxin family protein — MYVLAINGSPRKGGNTECLLKKTLEPLENAGWETELYQLGGKKIRGCMACMKCWENKDNKCVVDNDKFNEVYEKMVRADAIILGSPTYFADVTAEIKALIDRSGFVALANGRQFEGKIGGAVVAVRRGGATHVFDTINHLFQINGMIIPSATYWNMGYGMNKGEVLEDSEGIANMVNLGRSIDWLGKAIHPHMDTFPKAAPAHGEG; from the coding sequence ATGTACGTACTTGCAATCAACGGCAGCCCGCGTAAGGGCGGCAACACTGAATGTTTGCTGAAAAAGACTCTGGAACCGCTGGAAAATGCAGGCTGGGAAACCGAGTTATACCAACTGGGCGGAAAAAAAATACGTGGTTGCATGGCCTGTATGAAGTGCTGGGAAAACAAAGACAACAAATGTGTTGTTGATAATGATAAATTCAATGAAGTCTACGAAAAAATGGTTCGCGCTGATGCCATAATCCTCGGTTCCCCCACATATTTTGCTGACGTAACTGCCGAGATTAAAGCCTTGATCGACCGTTCTGGGTTTGTGGCTCTGGCCAATGGCCGTCAATTTGAGGGTAAGATCGGTGGGGCGGTTGTTGCAGTGCGCCGCGGCGGTGCAACTCATGTCTTTGATACTATCAACCATCTTTTTCAGATTAACGGTATGATCATCCCCAGTGCGACCTATTGGAACATGGGCTATGGTATGAATAAGGGAGAAGTGCTTGAAGATAGTGAAGGCATTGCCAATATGGTGAACCTCGGACGTTCAATTGATTGGCTCGGTAAAGCTATTCATCCGCATATGGACACGTTTCCCAAGGCTGCCCCGGCACACGGGGAAGGCTAA
- a CDS encoding rubredoxin, protein MANPKDMYQCQVSNCGYIYDPDKGESKTGTAPGTAFADLPDDWQCPHCGASKKSFRPLAGPGSTLAEGT, encoded by the coding sequence ATGGCTAATCCCAAAGATATGTACCAATGTCAGGTAAGCAACTGCGGTTACATTTACGACCCCGACAAAGGTGAATCCAAAACCGGAACCGCTCCCGGAACAGCTTTCGCCGACCTTCCTGACGACTGGCAGTGTCCGCATTGCGGGGCATCTAAAAAATCTTTCCGACCACTGGCTGGTCCGGGGTCAACTCTTGCTGAAGGCACCTAG
- a CDS encoding glutaredoxin, which translates to MSKMVIYGKPTUPHTRKALDAYPEAEFVDVLMSSDNLNKMLELSGDKRRVPVIVDDGKVTIGYNRGS; encoded by the coding sequence ATGTCCAAAATGGTTATTTACGGTAAACCCACATGACCCCATACCCGGAAAGCGCTGGATGCGTACCCGGAAGCGGAATTTGTGGATGTGCTTATGTCATCGGATAACTTGAACAAAATGTTGGAGCTTTCCGGAGACAAAAGAAGGGTCCCGGTAATTGTGGATGATGGCAAGGTGACCATCGGCTACAATCGCGGATCGTGA
- a CDS encoding peptidase S8/S53 subtilisin kexin sedolisin — MRSFRFAAIIQLFLSFTISFLLLPCFVLAEDSASSTPKLFFQNQQVDPLESSLGSSLLQSNILPPSSVKSDDSKPTSKETFSRRLSYSARTTVEEYDYYVVQFSGPVQSAWKTSLSNQGAVFYDYIPQYAFIIKLGTAKVRAVDGLGFVRWIGKYDADLRLSSDVYDITTGKLQEQGSLLNIRVIAFPGEDVDSLAREIRSAGGSVLSSSSSEWSVQFEVKISIQNVGGLKDIKGVKWIEKAPEHRTDNNIAVGIIEARSVQDKKWPVSGSKLFGEGQIVAVCDSGIDTGDVDNLHADFSDGQGASRVINNTVFPGSSTEDCSGHGTHVAGIIAGNGMKSGSSPVENSFPGNCYAGIAPKSRLYVQSVGAIGGGSSLPGIPSDLSKLFQPAFDAGARIHSNSWGTSGAGDYNSECVSVDQFMWSNKEFLILFAAGNAGYDKDQDGIVDLYCIDTPSTAKNCLTVGASESYRTGSSEGFAARRWDSFRPYADPVGSDLTSDKPYGVAAFSSRGPTLDGRYKPEIIAPGTNILSTRSSKQSGNGWGVFNDDYYWAGGTSMATPLVSGTAAVFREYLIKEEGIAAPSASLIKTSLIHGATSLAPGQYGTGSAQEVHDTPDDVQGWGRLNLEAAINSDGRYEVEFHDIKDSPPADDTYLRNFTFDVENDEKPFKATLGWTDYPGSSAVSGGLVNDLDLRVQQPDGTWVYPDNAISLSPLTKYVYVTGVNDIYKDDVIGLRVTPPSYPCTLESVVLFFAQSGSMTEEVSIVIYRYDGGVGDEIYRKSFAYIPGGEQALPIGLTIADGSVVVAVEQSGTSYGLYYQDGNPTTRSLIKVGDVWQEAAVTPAMGVSFRTKVAATNFDRLNNTVSVTIENPQVGTYKAEVTANNIPVGLQPYALVMSAMVGDTPTSGNLELNTDQPNAPKSTFLSKTHSPRTVENVNGVYGTALESVYSDQSVFSVQTGKGSAVSVRYAATGLPLVKANELTLAKLFSNGTNKNFNYANFEDYADGNWWLTDVSGKFIDPVRELNATASYYVVSVLKDGGSYDENPEEGVIDDPQILGLSGAGGSGTGCTVGMNDEYSLLLLLAIALLSLVMRRNNG; from the coding sequence GTGCGCTCATTTCGTTTTGCTGCAATTATACAATTGTTTTTGTCTTTTACTATTTCATTTCTGCTATTGCCTTGCTTCGTTCTTGCTGAAGATAGTGCTTCATCCACGCCTAAGCTTTTTTTTCAGAACCAGCAGGTAGATCCTTTGGAGTCCTCTTTGGGCTCTTCACTTTTGCAATCAAATATTCTTCCTCCATCCTCTGTAAAATCTGATGATTCTAAACCGACATCGAAAGAGACGTTCTCGCGGCGTTTGTCTTATTCTGCGCGCACTACAGTGGAAGAGTACGATTACTATGTCGTGCAATTTTCCGGTCCCGTGCAATCTGCATGGAAGACCTCTCTGTCAAATCAGGGTGCTGTCTTTTATGACTATATTCCGCAGTATGCGTTTATCATCAAGCTCGGTACGGCAAAGGTCCGTGCTGTCGACGGACTCGGTTTTGTTCGCTGGATTGGCAAGTATGATGCTGATTTGAGGTTATCCAGCGATGTTTATGACATCACTACCGGAAAACTTCAGGAACAGGGTAGTCTTTTAAATATTCGGGTGATTGCTTTTCCCGGTGAAGATGTGGATTCACTGGCACGTGAAATCCGTTCGGCAGGAGGTTCTGTCCTCTCGAGTTCTTCCTCTGAATGGAGTGTTCAGTTTGAAGTTAAGATTTCGATTCAAAATGTAGGTGGTCTTAAAGACATAAAGGGTGTGAAATGGATTGAAAAAGCACCTGAGCATCGCACGGATAATAATATTGCAGTGGGTATAATCGAAGCCCGTTCAGTGCAGGACAAAAAGTGGCCTGTCTCAGGTAGCAAGCTCTTTGGTGAGGGGCAGATTGTTGCTGTTTGTGATAGTGGAATTGATACTGGAGATGTTGATAATCTGCATGCTGATTTCAGCGACGGTCAGGGCGCAAGCAGGGTCATAAATAATACTGTTTTTCCGGGCTCAAGTACTGAAGATTGCAGTGGACACGGTACTCACGTGGCTGGGATTATTGCTGGAAATGGTATGAAGTCAGGATCTTCGCCTGTTGAGAATTCTTTCCCCGGTAATTGCTATGCCGGGATTGCGCCCAAGTCTCGACTTTATGTCCAGAGCGTAGGGGCTATTGGGGGCGGTTCCAGTTTGCCGGGTATCCCTTCGGATTTGTCAAAACTATTTCAGCCCGCCTTTGATGCAGGTGCCCGTATTCACAGTAATAGTTGGGGTACCTCCGGGGCCGGAGATTATAACAGTGAATGCGTCAGCGTTGATCAATTCATGTGGAGTAATAAAGAATTTTTGATTCTTTTTGCTGCGGGCAATGCCGGATATGACAAAGATCAAGACGGTATTGTTGATCTTTATTGCATTGATACTCCCTCGACAGCGAAAAATTGTCTCACTGTAGGTGCTTCTGAGTCATACCGCACCGGAAGCAGTGAGGGTTTTGCTGCCAGACGTTGGGACTCTTTCAGGCCTTATGCCGATCCTGTCGGCTCTGATCTTACTTCTGACAAGCCGTACGGTGTTGCTGCTTTTTCGAGTCGAGGTCCAACTCTCGATGGTCGTTACAAGCCCGAAATAATCGCTCCGGGTACAAATATTCTTTCAACCCGGTCGTCGAAGCAGTCCGGTAATGGGTGGGGTGTCTTCAATGATGACTATTACTGGGCTGGTGGAACCAGTATGGCAACCCCTCTGGTTTCCGGTACAGCGGCTGTTTTTCGTGAATATCTGATCAAGGAAGAAGGAATAGCCGCTCCAAGTGCATCTTTGATTAAAACAAGTCTTATTCACGGGGCAACATCACTTGCTCCCGGCCAGTATGGAACAGGATCAGCACAGGAAGTTCACGATACTCCTGATGATGTGCAGGGCTGGGGACGGCTCAATCTTGAGGCTGCCATCAATTCTGATGGGCGGTATGAGGTTGAGTTTCATGACATAAAGGATTCACCTCCTGCTGATGATACTTATTTACGAAATTTTACCTTTGATGTTGAAAATGATGAAAAGCCATTTAAGGCGACACTTGGATGGACTGATTATCCGGGATCGTCCGCGGTTTCCGGCGGTCTGGTTAATGATTTGGATTTAAGGGTTCAACAGCCTGACGGAACATGGGTTTATCCTGATAATGCGATCAGCCTCAGTCCTTTGACTAAATATGTATATGTTACCGGTGTTAATGATATTTATAAGGATGACGTAATAGGTCTTCGAGTCACTCCGCCTTCCTATCCCTGTACTCTTGAGTCGGTCGTTCTTTTTTTTGCCCAAAGCGGCAGCATGACTGAAGAGGTTTCCATTGTTATCTACCGATATGACGGTGGTGTCGGGGATGAAATTTATAGAAAATCATTTGCATATATCCCGGGGGGAGAACAGGCATTACCCATTGGGCTGACCATTGCTGATGGTAGTGTTGTGGTTGCTGTAGAGCAGAGCGGGACTTCATACGGTCTTTATTATCAGGATGGAAACCCGACTACCCGCAGTTTGATTAAAGTTGGGGATGTTTGGCAGGAAGCTGCTGTTACTCCGGCTATGGGGGTGTCATTTAGAACAAAGGTTGCAGCAACAAATTTTGATCGTTTGAATAATACTGTATCTGTGACTATCGAGAATCCGCAGGTAGGCACATATAAGGCGGAAGTTACAGCGAATAATATTCCTGTAGGGCTTCAACCCTACGCCTTGGTGATGAGCGCAATGGTTGGTGATACCCCGACATCGGGTAATCTTGAACTTAATACTGATCAGCCCAATGCGCCGAAATCAACTTTTTTGAGTAAAACACATTCGCCCCGTACTGTTGAAAATGTAAACGGTGTATATGGAACTGCACTTGAGAGTGTTTATAGCGATCAGTCCGTATTCAGCGTGCAAACAGGAAAAGGCAGTGCTGTCAGTGTCCGTTACGCTGCAACCGGGTTGCCCTTGGTCAAAGCAAATGAATTAACCCTTGCAAAACTCTTCAGCAACGGCACCAATAAGAATTTTAATTACGCTAATTTTGAGGATTATGCGGATGGAAATTGGTGGCTTACGGATGTTTCGGGAAAATTTATTGATCCTGTGCGGGAATTGAATGCCACAGCTTCATATTATGTTGTCTCCGTGCTTAAGGACGGTGGGTCCTATGATGAAAATCCTGAAGAAGGGGTGATCGATGATCCCCAGATACTTGGTCTGAGCGGTGCCGGAGGTAGTGGGACAGGATGCACGGTGGGAATGAATGACGAGTATAGTTTGCTTCTTTTACTGGCGATTGCGTTGCTCTCTTTGGTCATGCGCCGAAACAACGGATAG